The following coding sequences are from one archaeon BMS3Bbin15 window:
- a CDS encoding CRISPR-associated protein — MIIKIDSLDTLFFRDGKPFTMGEDTWSNGLFPPSPSVLYGAIRSAYFSNHIDELKKATKNDDPTKNLKIVGVCVYLSDKDKTYLPLPNNCVQKKDNKETVVSVLPMNGLKDVKSSCPAKYALKSVENVANVGGGLIKIDSLKEYLECSKDSFSSILKMADRVLPEPKIGIGISKETGTSEEGKLYRVDMMRLENKKGKSLSLVIDFEGLDLPERGMMKLGGEGKAVSYQKSEPVNFSVDKSKLDGDRFKLYLSTPAIFKNGWLPQWIDENTLEGEYKGLKLQLLTASIGKPILIGGFDMKARKPKPMYKAVPAGSMYYFEIIKGDLESALEVFDQKAISDFYPVQGFGIAYVGGIGKNA; from the coding sequence ATGATAATAAAAATTGATTCCCTGGATACTCTCTTTTTCAGGGATGGTAAACCCTTTACTATGGGGGAAGATACCTGGTCAAATGGTCTGTTTCCTCCGTCACCATCTGTGCTATATGGTGCTATACGAAGTGCCTATTTCTCCAATCACATAGATGAACTTAAAAAAGCAACTAAGAATGATGACCCCACAAAGAATTTGAAAATAGTAGGTGTATGTGTATATCTGTCAGACAAAGACAAAACATACTTACCTTTGCCCAATAACTGTGTGCAAAAAAAAGATAATAAAGAAACTGTGGTTTCTGTACTTCCAATGAATGGATTAAAGGACGTAAAAAGTTCCTGTCCTGCTAAATACGCTTTAAAGAGTGTAGAAAATGTAGCAAATGTGGGTGGAGGATTAATAAAGATAGATTCATTGAAAGAATATCTGGAATGTAGTAAGGACTCGTTCTCTTCTATTCTCAAAATGGCGGACAGAGTATTACCCGAGCCAAAGATAGGCATCGGTATCAGCAAAGAAACAGGTACAAGTGAAGAGGGTAAACTCTACCGGGTGGATATGATGCGGTTGGAAAATAAAAAAGGGAAAAGTCTCAGTTTAGTCATTGATTTTGAAGGTCTAGACCTGCCGGAAAGAGGAATGATGAAGCTTGGTGGGGAAGGTAAAGCTGTTTCCTATCAGAAGTCTGAACCTGTAAATTTCTCTGTCGATAAATCCAAATTAGATGGAGATAGGTTTAAGTTGTATCTATCAACTCCTGCAATCTTCAAAAATGGCTGGCTACCTCAGTGGATAGATGAAAACACACTTGAGGGTGAGTACAAAGGACTTAAATTACAACTTTTAACCGCATCTATAGGTAAGCCAATCCTTATTGGCGGTTTTGATATGAAAGCAAGAAAGCCCAAACCAATGTATAAAGCTGTGCCTGCTGGAAGCATGTACTATTTTGAAATTATCAAAGGTGATTTAGAAAGTGCTCTTGAAGTATTTGATCAAAAAGCAATTTCTGATTTCTATCCTGTGCAGGGATTTGGCATAGCTTATGTAGGGGGTATAGGTAAAAATGCCTAA